A region of Streptomyces sp. NBC_01750 DNA encodes the following proteins:
- a CDS encoding SDR family oxidoreductase yields the protein MRIVIAGGHGQIALRLERLLSTRGHEVAGIIRKPEQGDDLRAAGAEPVLLDLESASVEEVAAVLQGADAAVFAAGAGPGSGIVRKETVDQGAAMLFVDAAERAGVRRFLVVSSMGADAQHPGDTEFDAYLRAKGAADAYVRCKSGLEWTILRPGTLTNDAGTGLVQLKASTGRGTVPRDDVAAVLAELVESPATAGLTLELISGSVPVAVAVKDVAGN from the coding sequence ATGCGCATTGTCATCGCTGGAGGACATGGTCAGATCGCGCTCCGTCTTGAGCGGCTGCTCTCGACGCGCGGACACGAGGTCGCGGGCATCATCCGCAAGCCGGAACAGGGCGACGACCTACGGGCAGCGGGGGCCGAACCGGTCCTCCTGGACCTGGAGTCGGCCTCGGTCGAGGAGGTCGCGGCGGTGCTGCAGGGCGCCGACGCAGCGGTGTTCGCGGCGGGCGCGGGCCCGGGCAGCGGCATCGTCCGCAAGGAGACGGTCGACCAGGGCGCCGCGATGCTCTTCGTGGACGCGGCGGAACGGGCAGGCGTAAGGCGGTTCCTTGTTGTGTCGTCGATGGGCGCGGACGCACAGCACCCGGGCGACACGGAGTTCGACGCCTATCTTCGGGCGAAGGGAGCCGCAGACGCTTACGTACGGTGCAAGTCCGGGCTCGAGTGGACGATTCTGCGGCCGGGCACCCTGACGAACGACGCGGGCACCGGTCTCGTACAGCTGAAAGCCTCGACGGGCCGCGGGACAGTGCCGCGTGACGATGTGGCAGCGGTGCTCGCGGAGCTCGTGGAGTCGCCGGCAACGGCCGGGCTGACGCTGGAACTGATCAGCGGCTCGGTGCCCGTCGCCGTCGCTGTCAAGGACGTCGCCGGAAACTGA
- a CDS encoding amidohydrolase family protein, whose amino-acid sequence MPDSQPQPPDGATADTTVLLLCGARLTDGRTVDVRLSGGRIEAVGTAGSLTPHSARVDLRGYLLLPAPAEPHAHGDTALTADSPGPVSYDTEDVQRRATEAALLQLGHGATALRSHVRIGDVQGLGPLEAVLQARRSLRGLADLTAVAVPGLLTGVAGADGLAILRDAVKMGAGVVGGCPDADPDPTGYAEAVLEVAAEHGCPVDLHTHGDDPARLARLVAMAGGLRPGVVIGPCAGLARLPRESASRVADQLAAAGVTVVCVPQGGCAAVEHRGNAPVRLLRAAGVRVAAGSGALRDVSNPVGRGDPLEAAYLLASQGRMRAKDAYGAVAGSAREAMGLPEVRVEAGFPAELLAVRGERISGVLSLAYSRIVIHRGRVVARTSAVREYCDSAVAVALELPRQGRPDTGP is encoded by the coding sequence CTGCTCCTGTGCGGCGCCCGGCTCACGGACGGCCGCACCGTCGACGTACGGCTCAGTGGCGGACGTATCGAGGCGGTCGGCACCGCGGGCAGTCTCACCCCGCACTCCGCCCGCGTGGACCTGCGAGGCTATTTGCTGCTGCCCGCACCGGCCGAGCCGCACGCCCATGGCGACACCGCGCTCACTGCCGACTCCCCCGGCCCCGTCTCGTACGACACCGAAGACGTTCAGCGGCGGGCCACCGAGGCCGCGCTGCTGCAGCTCGGACACGGGGCGACGGCGCTGCGCTCGCACGTACGGATCGGAGATGTGCAGGGTCTCGGCCCGCTCGAGGCGGTGCTTCAGGCGCGACGCTCGCTGCGCGGTCTGGCGGATCTGACGGCCGTCGCAGTGCCCGGGCTGCTCACGGGCGTCGCCGGGGCGGACGGTCTGGCGATACTGCGCGACGCGGTGAAGATGGGCGCCGGGGTGGTGGGCGGCTGTCCGGACGCCGATCCCGATCCGACCGGGTACGCGGAAGCGGTGCTGGAGGTCGCCGCCGAGCACGGCTGCCCCGTCGACCTGCATACCCACGGCGACGATCCGGCCCGGCTCGCACGGCTGGTGGCAATGGCGGGCGGGCTGCGGCCCGGAGTGGTGATCGGGCCGTGCGCGGGGCTCGCCCGGCTGCCGCGCGAGTCGGCGTCCAGGGTCGCCGACCAGCTCGCGGCGGCCGGCGTGACGGTGGTCTGCGTGCCTCAGGGCGGCTGCGCGGCCGTAGAACACCGGGGCAACGCACCGGTGCGGCTGCTGCGCGCGGCCGGAGTGCGGGTCGCGGCGGGCAGCGGGGCGCTGCGGGACGTCTCGAACCCGGTGGGCCGCGGGGATCCGCTCGAGGCCGCGTACCTGCTGGCCTCGCAGGGCAGGATGCGGGCCAAGGACGCGTACGGGGCCGTGGCCGGGTCCGCCCGGGAGGCGATGGGGCTGCCCGAGGTGCGGGTGGAGGCCGGTTTCCCGGCGGAGCTGCTGGCGGTGCGCGGCGAGCGGATCTCGGGCGTGCTGTCGCTCGCGTACAGCCGGATCGTCATTCACCGCGGGCGGGTGGTGGCCCGTACCAGCGCGGTGCGTGAGTACTGCGACTCGGCGGTCGCCGTCGCGCTCGAACTGCCGCGGCAGGGGCGGCCGGATACCGGTCCCTGA